A single window of Cheilinus undulatus linkage group 12, ASM1832078v1, whole genome shotgun sequence DNA harbors:
- the mtmr2 gene encoding myotubularin-related protein 2 encodes MEKSGSVDSLGSKRSSSRQPSVDSLSSTSTSRSDRSAPTKPPSAMSSDSVATSAELSPEMRVKPKASAKKVFRESDKEEPQLLPNETVQDMAQDVTYFCPFIGALRGTVTVTNYRLFFRCMDREPAFVLDLPLGVVSRVEKIGSASTRGDLSYGLVCKDMRNLRFAHKQMDDTLRKSIFEVLMKFAFPVSNGLQIFAFEYGQVFPENGWKVYDAISEYKRLGIPNESWRITKVNDHYDVCDTYPSTLAVPVNIPDEELKRVAAFRAKGRIPVLSWIHPESQATVTRCSQPMVGVNGKRSKEDEKYLQAIMDANAQSHKLFIFDARPSVNAAANKMKGGGYESEDAYQNAELVFLDIHNIHVMRESLRKLKDVVYPNIEDSHWLSNLESTHWLEHIKLILAGALRIADKVESGKTSVVVHCSDGWDRTAQLTSLAMLMLDGYYRTIRGFEVLLEKEWLSFGHRFQLRIGHGDKNHTDADRSPVFIQFIDCVWQLTRQFPAAFEFNEYFLVTILDHLYSCLFGTFLCNSEQQRMKEEIPKRTVSLWSYINSQLEDFTNPLYVNYSNHVLFPVVSLRHLELWVGYYIRWNPRMRPQEPVHQRYKELLAKRAELQKRVDELQREVTNRSASSSSERAGSPTRSITPVQTFV; translated from the exons TACTTCCACTTCCCGCTCTGACCGCTCTGCCCCCACCAAGCCACCCTCCGCCATGTCCTCGGATTCTGTGGCCACCTCTGCAGAGCTCTCACCAGAGATGAGG GTTAAGCCCAAAGCTTCTGCAAAG AAGGTGTTCAGAGAATCAGACAAAGAGGAACCACAGCTACTACCGAATGAAACTGTGCAAGACATGG cCCAAGATGTCACCTACTTCTGTCCTTTCATTGGCGCACTGAGAGGAACAGTGACCGTTACCAACTACAGACTTTTTTTCAGATGCATGGACAGG GAGCCAGCATTTGTCTTGGACCTTCCACTTGGTGTGGTGAGTCGTGTGGAAAAAATTGGAAGTGCTTCAACCCGGGGGGACTTATCCTATGGGCTGGTTTGTAAG GATATGCGTAATCTGCGATTTGCACACAAGCAAATGGATGACACACTGAGGAAGTCCATTTTCGAAGTACTGATGAAATTTGCATTTCCTGTTTCCAATGGACTG CAAATCTTTGCCTTTGAATACGGGCAGGTCTTCCctgaaaatggatggaaagtgTATGATGCCATCTCTGAATACAAAAGACTG ggTATACCTAATGAAAGCTGGAGGATAACAAAAGTAAATGATCACTACGATGTCTGTGACACCTACCCATCCACTCTGGCGGTGCCGGTCAACATACCAGACGaggagctgaagagagtggCTGCTTTCAGGGCAAAGGGCAGGATCCCA GTGTTGTCATGGATTCATCCAGAGAGCCAGGCGACAGTGACACGCTGCAGCCAGCCGATGGTTGGGGTGAATGGAAAGCGCAgcaaagaggatgagaaatatcTCCAGGCCATCATGGATGCTAACGCTCAGTCCcataaacttttcatttttgatgcCAGGCCCAGTGTCAACGCTGCTGCCAACAAG ATGAAAGGGGGCGGATATGAAAGTGAGGATGCATATCAAAATGCTGAGCTGGTGTTTCTGGATATTCACAACATCCATGTGATGAGAGAGTCTCTCCGTAAGCTGAAAGATGTGGTCTACCCCAACATCGAGGACTCTCATTGGCTCTCTAACCTTGAGTCCACTCACTGGCTCGAGCACATCAAG CTTATCCTGGCAGGAGCGCTGAGGATTGCAGACAAGGTGGAGTCTGGGAAAACCTCAGTGGTGGTGCACTGCAGCGATGGTTGGGACCGCACAGCCCAGCTCACCTCGTTGGCCATGCTCATGTTGGATGGTTACTACAGAACCATCCGTGGGTTTGAGGTGCTGCTGGAGAAAGAGTGGCTCAGCTTTGGCCACCGCTTCCAACTG CGCATTGGTCATGGAGATAAGAACCACACTGATGCAGACAGATCGCCTGTGTTTATTCAGTTCATTGACTGTGTATGGCAGTTAACCCGCCAG tttccTGCTGCATTTGAGTTTAATGAATATTTCCTGGTAACCATCCTGGACCACCTGTACAGCTGCCTGTTTGGGACATTCTTGTGTAACAGTGAACAACAGAGGATGAAGGAG GAGATTCCAAAGAGGACAGTGTCATTGTGGTCTTACATAAACAGCCAGCTGGAGGATTTCACCAATCCTCTGTATGTGAACTATTCCAACCATGTGCTGTTCCCTGTAGTCAGCTTACGTCACCTGGAGCTTTGGGTTGGCTACTACATCCGCTGGAACCCTCGCATGAGACCTCAG GAACCGGTTCACCAACGCTACAAGGAGCTGCTGGCAAAGCGTGCCGAGCTGCAGAAGAGAGTGGACGAGTTACAGCGAGAGGTGACCAATCGCtcggcctcctcctcctctgagaGGGCGGGCTCCCCGACACGCTCCATCACTCCAGTGCAGACCTTTGTTTGA
- the fam76b gene encoding protein FAM76B, giving the protein MATSALYACTKCNQRYPFEELSQGQQLCKECRIAHPIVKCTYCRSEFQQESKTNTICKKCAQNVKQFGTPKPCQYCNIIAAFIGTKCQRCTNSEKKYGPPQTCEQCKQQCAFDRKEEGRRKVDGKLLCWLCTLSYRRVLQKTKEQRKGFGSSNSSSLNEKDHHSRPHHHHHHHHQHRHSSSHHKLSGSLSPEQEQGLWKQSHKSSSIQKETPKKKPKLEMKPSNGDSSSITQSMDSGGTDNFILISQLKEEVMSLKRLLQQRDQTILEKDRKLTELKADFQYQESNMRVKMNQMEKSHKEAMEQQQSKNRELMKQVAALSKGKKFDRTGSSLLLP; this is encoded by the exons ATGGCAACGTCGGCTCTGTACGCCTGTACAAAGTGTAACCAGCGGTATCCCTTCGAGGAGCTGTCGCAGGGCCAGCAGCTGTGTAAG gaGTGTCGCATTGCACATCCAATAGTGAAGTGCACATACTGCAGGTCTGAGTTTCAGCAGGAAAG TAAAACCAATACAATCTGCAAGAAATGTGCCCAGAATGTCAAACAGTTTGGAACA ccCAAACCCTGTCAGTACTGTAACATCATCGCAGCTTTTATCGGGACAAAGTGTCAGCGTTGTACCAACTCGGAGAAGAAATATGGACCTCCACAGACCTGTGAGCAGTGCAAACAGCAGTGCGCCTTTGATCGCAAGGAGGAAGGAAGAAGAAAG GTGGATGGGAAACTGCTGTGCTGGCTCTGTACTCTGTCCTATCGCCGTGTTCTGCAGAAGACCAAGGAGCAGAGGAAGGGCTTTGGATCCTCCAACTCCTCTTCCTTGAATGAGAAAGATCATCACTCCAGAcctcaccatcatcatcatcaccaccatcaacacagacacagcagTTCCCACCACAA GCTGAGTGGGAGCTTGAGTCCTGAACAGGAGCAAGGACTGTGGAAACAGAG CCATAAATCGTCTTCAATCCAGAAGGAGACTCCAAAGAAGAAACCAAAACTGGAGATGAAGCCATCCAATGGGGACAG TAGTTCCATCACCCAGTCCATGGACTCTGGAGGAACAGACAACTTCATTCTCATCAGCCAGCTGAAAGAGGAAGTGATGTCTCTGAAGAGACTCTTACAGCAGAGGGATCAGACCATCCTGGAGAAGGACCGAAAA CTCACGGAGCTGAAAGCTGACTTTCAGTACCAGGAGTCCAACATGAGAGTCAAGATGAACCAAATGGAGAAATCCCACAAAGAGGCTATGGAGCAGCAGCAG TCGAAGAACAGGGAGTTGATGAAGCAAGTGGCGGCTCTCTCtaaaggaaaaaagtttgaCCGGACAGgaagttctctgctgctgcccTAA